A single Henriciella sp. AS95 DNA region contains:
- the rplP gene encoding 50S ribosomal protein L16, which translates to MLQPKRTKYRKAFKGRISGTAKGGYTLNFGSFGLKALEPERVTARQIEATRRAVTREMKRQGKVWIRVFPDTPVTAKPIEVRMGKGKGSVDRWVARVAPGRILFEIDGVPDAVAIQALKLGAAKLPVKTKIIKRIEGI; encoded by the coding sequence ATGCTGCAGCCAAAACGCACTAAATACCGTAAGGCCTTCAAGGGCCGGATTTCGGGTACTGCCAAAGGCGGCTACACGCTGAACTTTGGAAGCTTTGGTCTCAAGGCGCTTGAGCCTGAGCGGGTTACCGCTCGTCAGATCGAAGCGACCCGCCGTGCCGTGACCCGCGAGATGAAGCGGCAGGGCAAGGTCTGGATCCGCGTGTTCCCGGATACGCCGGTCACTGCGAAGCCGATCGAAGTTCGTATGGGTAAAGGTAAGGGCTCGGTTGACCGTTGGGTCGCCCGCGTTGCTCCTGGTCGCATCCTGTTCGAAATCGACGGTGTCCCGGATGCCGTTGCTATCCAGGCTCTGAAACTCGGTGCTGCAAAGCTGCCGGTGAAGACCAAAATCATTAAGCGCATTGAGGGGATCTAG
- the rpmC gene encoding 50S ribosomal protein L29 has translation MKIADLRSKSTDQLKDQLVQLKKEQFNLRFQQATGQLEKTARMKEVRRDIARVKTLLSEQAKAEAEA, from the coding sequence ATGAAAATCGCTGATTTGCGTTCGAAGAGCACCGACCAGCTGAAAGATCAGCTCGTCCAGCTCAAGAAAGAACAGTTTAACCTCCGCTTCCAGCAGGCCACCGGCCAACTGGAAAAAACGGCCCGCATGAAGGAAGTCCGCCGCGATATCGCTCGCGTCAAGACACTCCTTAGCGAACAGGCCAAAGCGGAAGCCGAGGCGTAG